Proteins from one Mercurialis annua linkage group LG7, ddMerAnnu1.2, whole genome shotgun sequence genomic window:
- the LOC126657155 gene encoding uncharacterized protein LOC126657155 codes for MAMKDEFMFLTVLVPGPSSPKMHLDIFLQPLIAELNHLWEFGTRTYDIHKRQNFQLKAALMWTINDFPAYSMLSGWSTSGQKACPHCMEKTDAFTLPKSRKQSWFDCHRKFLPDSHTFRNNTRDFIKGKKEKTKFRGVKTGSVIITEIDRLGFKKAYEPGAAAVNEHKSKSHGWHKKSIFWDLPYWETNLIRHNLDVMHIEKNVFDNIFNTVLNVPGKTKDHAKSREELNDFCERPDQALDEETGKYPKASYALDTESKKILLEWVRNLKFPDGQVSNLGRCVDQKSQKMTGMKTHDCHVFMQRLLPVAFRELLPKEVWEPITELSIFFKQLTCTSLNEADLIDMEKDIAKILCKLERFFPPSFFDSMEHLPVHLPYEAKIAGPVQYRWMYPFERYLGKLKKMVTNKAKVEGSIANGYMYGEITKFASFYFNDGDPMLPDRMGRNETRDDDADDDYINYFKRLRNIVFFLKSLFVDELNENNPGISEREIIVKLEREFPEWFQRYAQCPSNRVTNPYISSLAQGPLRQVKSFLGYIVNGFKFRTQASGENQDTMNSGVCVKGSLYGPEESDFYGILTDVIELEYPAMPIKKTVLFKCDWFDPTNGVGMTMHSQYNIVDVNHTRKYRKYEPFILAGQSGQVHYCSYPSKRQNRKNWWSVCRMKAKSEIDMPEAITPALQEDIPQPPLNVITNEEPTILVDPEGEVEVSAYEEADIENEEVISSDEEVCYDDDDDDDID; via the exons ATGGCCATGAAAGATGAATTTATGTTTCTAACAGTGCTTGTCCCTGGGCCTAGTAGTCCGAAAATGCATTTGGACATTTTTCTGCAGCCTTTGATAGCAGAACTGAACCATCTGTGGGAATTTGGAACCCGTACATACGACATCCATAAGCGGCAAAATTTTCAACTGAAAGCGGCACTTATGTGGACGATAAATGATTTTCCGGCTTATTCGATGTTGTCTGGATGGAGCACATCAGGACAAAAGGCTTGTCCACACTGTATGGAAAAAACAGACGCGTTCACGCTACCAAAGAGTCGGAAACAgtcgtggtttgattgccataGAAAATTCTTACCTGATTCACATACCTTTCGAAATAACACTCGAGATTTCATAAAgggcaaaaaagaaaaaactaagTTCCGTGGGGTCAAAACAGGAAGTGTAATTATAACAGAGATTGATAGACTTGGTTTTAAAAAGGCATATGAGCCTGGGGCTGCGGCAGTTAATGAGCATAAATCGAAGAGTCACGGGTGGCATAAGAAAAGCATCTTCTGGGACTTGCCATATTGGGAAACGAACTTAATTCGCcataatctcgatgtcatgcatattgagaaaaatgtgTTTGACAACATTTTCAACACAGTTCTCAATGTCCCGGGAAAAACAAAAGATCATGCAAAATCCAGAGAAGAATTGAATGATTTTTGTGAACGACCAGATCAAGCATTGGATGAGGAAACTGGTAAATATCCGAAGGCATCATATGCTTTGGATACAGAATCGAAGAAAATTCTACTCGAATGGGTTAGGAATTTGAAGTTTCCTGATGGTCAAGTCTCAAATTTAGGAAGGTGTGTCGatcaaaaaagtcaaaaaatgaCTGGCATGAAAACCCATGACTGCCATGTTTTCATGCAGCGACTTTTACCTGTTGCCTTTCGAGAACTTCTTCCAAAAGAGGTGTGGGAGCCTATCACAGAGTTGAGTATATTCTTCAAACAGCTAACTTGTACATCGCTTAACGAGGCTGATCTAATTGATATGGAGAAGGATATTGCCAAGATACTATGCAAGTTGGAACGTTTCTTCCCacccagcttttttgactcAATGGAACATCTACCCGTGCACCTTCCGTATGAAGCAAAGATTGCAGGTCCTGTCCAGTATCGATGGATGTACCCATTTGAGAG ATATTTGGGGAAACTGAAAAAAATGGTAACTAACAAAGCTAAGGTCGAAGGAAGCATTGCGAACGGATACATGTATGGAGAGATAACCAAATTTGCGTCATTTTATTTTAACGACGGCGATCCGATGTTACCTGATCGGATGGGAAGAAATGAAACTCGTGATGATGACGCAGATGATGAC TACattaattatttcaaaagaTTAAGAAACATTGTGTTTTTTCTTAAAAGTCTGTTCGTAGATGAGTTGAACGAAAACAATCCCGGTATCTCTGAAAGGGAAATAATCGTAAAGCTGGAGAGAGAATTTCCTGAATGGTTTCAACGATAT GCGCAATGTCCATCAAATCGGGTAACTAACCCGTACATTTCGAGTCTGGCCCAGGGCCCGCTTAGACAAGTGAAGAGTTTTCTCGGATATATTGTCAACGGGTTTAAATTTCGGACTCAGGCGTCTGGGGAGAATCAAGACACCATGAATAGTGGAGTATGTGTCAAAGGGTCACTTTATGGTCCAGAGGAAAGTGACTTTTATGGCATTTTGACAGACGTAATTGAGTTGGAGTACCCGGCAATGCCAATTAAAAAGACTGTCTTATTTAAATGTGATTGGTTTGATCCAACAAACGGTGTCGGTATGACAATGCACTCTCAATATAACATTGTGGACGTAAATCATACAAGGAAGTACAGAAAATATGAACCATTCATTTTAGCAGGGCAATCCGGCCAAGTACACTACTGTAGCTACCCAAGCAAAAGACAAAATAGAAAGAATTGGTGGTCGGTTTGTAGGATGAAGGCCAAATCAGAGATTGACATGCCCGAGGCTATCACTCCGGCGTTGCAAGAAGATATTCCACAACCCCCTCTGAATGTTATAACAAATGAGGAACCAACGATTTTGGTTGACCCAGAAGGGGAAGTAGAAGTGTCGGCATATGAAGAAGCAGATATCGAGAATGAAGAAGTGATATCGTCGGACGAAGAAGTATGTTATGACGACGACGATGATGATGATATTGACTAG
- the LOC126657609 gene encoding uncharacterized protein LOC126657609: MENIMIKEDIESIDREHGDSLAEFACLGGFSVVQSIAVLERRRRDAVDQLKKLQKDSESWLSERQKMEEEAGEATGLIQQLRSSVSAKTREISALEARVRTLSEEVESLQSSSGALTKERDDLKKEEGRLRRRLGDSGSFYSQVMTQYRLAIGAKLREQNPGVDLSGVNQLDPASLAKEVKAKLDKQKQDALKKA, translated from the exons atggagaatattatgataaaagaggacattgagtccattgatcgcgaacatggcgatagtttggctgagttcgcctgtctcggcggtttttcg gtggtccagtccatcgctgttttggagcgccgccgaagggatgcggtggatcaactgaagaagcttcagaaggattccgaatcctggctctccgaaagacagaagatggaggaggaggctggcgaggcgactggtctgatccagCAGCTGAGGTCTTCCGTATCtgccaagactcgggagatttccgctttagaggctcgggttcgaactttgtccgaggaagtcgagtctctacagtcttcttcaggcgctctcactaaggagagggatgatctgaagaaagaagaggggcgtctccgccggcgattgggtgactctgggagcttttattcccaagtcatgactcaataccggttggcgatcggggcaaagctgcgggagcagaatcctggcgtcgatctttctggagtcaatcagttggatcctgcttctttggcgaaggaggtgaaggcgaagcttgataagcagaagcaagatgCTCTGAAGaaggcttag